The Zootoca vivipara chromosome 16, rZooViv1.1, whole genome shotgun sequence genome has a segment encoding these proteins:
- the TMA7 gene encoding translation machinery-associated protein 7 encodes MSERVGGKKEPLKQPKKQVKEMDEGDKVFKQKQKEKQLKLDELKAKEAGKGPLTVGGIKKSGKK; translated from the coding sequence ATGTCAGAACGGGTTGGTGGCAAGAAGGAACCCTTGAAACAGCCCAAGAAGCAAGTAAAGGAAATGGATGAGGGAGACAAAGTGTTCAAGCAAAAACAGAAGGAGAAGCAGCTGAAACTGGATGAGTTGAAGGCAAAAGAAGCTGGAAAGGGCCCACTTACTGTAGGTGGGATTAAGAAATCTGGTAAGAAGTAG